One stretch of Jiangella gansuensis DSM 44835 DNA includes these proteins:
- a CDS encoding dipeptidase, protein MINSYVGGVIYDVMANHGIPGNKAEVLRSTYIPRWRAGGLEGAVVQVSNWPSINAYFAEIDRSAGEITYCRTRADFDNRPEGSFGIFLSLEGHGSFAGDFEALHTLSELGVTTFTFSHNLQNLLCTGSNERFGEGGFSHLGKQTLEELESLPMMIDLVHMSRASFWDALDLYDGDLFVSHSNADALCPHPRNLTDDQIKAVAERNGTIGLNTFRGYVSSEPLKATLSDLLDHAMYMYDMVGPEHLSIGADYCESPVEMLLPVLDMIDPDGAHGIKGRGRELYTYGPEGLEDASNLGAIATGLAERGLTPDEVDLVCGESYLRMLERSRPSKP, encoded by the coding sequence GTGATCAACAGTTACGTCGGTGGCGTCATCTACGACGTCATGGCCAACCACGGCATCCCGGGCAACAAGGCGGAGGTGCTGCGCTCCACCTACATTCCGCGGTGGCGGGCGGGTGGTCTCGAGGGTGCCGTGGTGCAGGTCTCGAACTGGCCGTCCATCAACGCCTATTTCGCGGAGATCGACCGGTCCGCGGGCGAGATCACGTACTGCAGGACACGGGCCGACTTCGACAACCGCCCGGAGGGGTCGTTCGGGATCTTCCTCTCTCTGGAGGGCCACGGGTCGTTCGCGGGCGACTTCGAGGCGCTGCACACGCTGTCCGAGCTCGGCGTCACCACCTTCACGTTCTCGCATAACCTGCAGAACCTGCTCTGCACAGGCAGCAACGAGCGCTTCGGCGAGGGCGGGTTCAGCCACCTCGGCAAGCAGACCCTCGAGGAGCTCGAGTCGCTGCCGATGATGATCGACTTGGTCCACATGTCGCGGGCGTCGTTCTGGGACGCGCTCGACCTCTACGACGGCGACCTGTTCGTGTCGCACTCCAACGCCGACGCGCTCTGCCCGCACCCGCGCAACCTGACCGACGACCAGATCAAGGCTGTCGCGGAGCGCAATGGGACGATCGGACTCAACACGTTCCGCGGCTACGTGTCGTCGGAGCCGCTGAAGGCCACGCTTTCCGACCTGCTTGACCATGCGATGTACATGTACGACATGGTTGGTCCGGAGCACCTCAGCATCGGGGCCGACTACTGCGAGTCGCCCGTCGAGATGCTACTGCCCGTGCTGGACATGATCGACCCCGACGGCGCCCACGGCATCAAGGGTCGCGGCCGCGAGCTGTACACGTACGGCCCAGAGGGCCTGGAGGACGCCAGCAACCTCGGCGCGATCGCCACCGGCCTCGCCGAGCGCGGTCTGACCCCCGACGAGGTCGACCTGGTCTGCGGGGAGTCCTACCTGCGGATGCTCGAGCGGTCCCGCCCGTCGAAGCCCTGA
- a CDS encoding S10 family peptidase: protein MPDAVTKESTATEADKVADTKPLEDQQFVTQHAVTIGGERIQYTAKTGRMVMHDDDEQSKPKVAIFYTAYLRDGAPSTQKRPLVFVWNGGPGSSTIWLHMYSYGPRRVVFEGDPLVDVSRWELRENEHSLLDVADLVFLDPPSTGFSRTAPGVDPKEFYGIEVDAAVVGDFVLEFIARERRGDSPIVLFGESYGTLRAPAVADYLQQVPGLFVDGVILLSSLMDVAGTTFGVGVNNGPVGQLPSYAATALYHGVIAGDLTTVVAEAEDFALNEYSVALLKGSRLTAAEEQRIANRLSELTGISAEYFLRANLRVTLWRFMKELLRDRARTVGRLDTRFTGIDSDSAGEAFENDPSYTAPTGAATAALTKYLRADLGWEADRPLLYRHIRPRFEWKHRESEQMGIWTPQLEVATLLRGAMYRSPHLKVLLLSGYYDLGTPFFPAELTFDHLHLHPDVARNVTKKRYESGHMIYLHEPSLAQTRADLVEFLTSVRTGIGA, encoded by the coding sequence ATGCCGGACGCCGTGACCAAAGAGTCCACCGCCACCGAGGCCGACAAGGTCGCGGACACGAAACCGCTGGAGGACCAGCAGTTCGTCACCCAGCACGCCGTGACCATCGGCGGCGAGCGGATCCAGTACACGGCCAAGACCGGTCGCATGGTCATGCACGACGATGACGAGCAGAGCAAGCCGAAGGTCGCCATTTTCTACACCGCCTACCTGCGTGACGGGGCGCCGTCGACCCAGAAGCGGCCGCTGGTTTTCGTGTGGAACGGCGGCCCGGGATCGTCGACGATCTGGCTGCACATGTACAGCTACGGCCCGCGCCGCGTCGTGTTCGAGGGCGACCCGCTCGTCGACGTCTCGCGCTGGGAGCTGCGGGAGAACGAGCACTCGCTCCTGGACGTGGCCGACCTGGTGTTCCTCGACCCGCCGAGCACCGGCTTCAGTCGGACCGCCCCAGGCGTGGATCCCAAGGAGTTCTACGGGATCGAGGTCGACGCCGCCGTGGTCGGGGACTTCGTGCTGGAGTTCATCGCGCGTGAGCGCCGCGGCGACAGCCCGATCGTGCTGTTCGGCGAGAGCTACGGGACCCTGCGGGCCCCGGCCGTGGCCGACTACCTGCAGCAGGTGCCGGGGTTGTTCGTCGACGGCGTCATCCTGCTGTCCTCGCTCATGGATGTCGCGGGAACGACCTTCGGCGTCGGCGTCAACAACGGCCCGGTCGGCCAGCTCCCCAGCTACGCCGCGACCGCCCTGTACCACGGCGTCATTGCCGGCGACCTGACGACCGTCGTCGCGGAGGCCGAGGACTTCGCCCTGAACGAGTACTCGGTGGCCCTGCTGAAGGGCAGCCGGCTCACCGCCGCGGAGGAGCAACGCATCGCCAACCGGCTCTCCGAGCTGACCGGCATCTCGGCCGAGTACTTCCTCCGGGCGAACCTGCGGGTGACCCTCTGGCGGTTCATGAAGGAACTACTGCGCGATCGGGCACGCACCGTCGGCCGGCTCGACACCCGCTTCACCGGCATCGACTCCGACTCTGCCGGCGAGGCATTCGAGAACGACCCCAGCTACACGGCGCCTACCGGCGCGGCGACGGCCGCGCTGACCAAGTACCTGCGGGCCGATCTCGGCTGGGAGGCCGACCGGCCGCTGCTGTACCGGCACATCCGGCCGCGCTTCGAGTGGAAGCACCGCGAGAGCGAGCAGATGGGCATCTGGACGCCCCAGCTCGAGGTCGCCACGCTGCTGCGCGGAGCGATGTACCGCTCACCCCACCTCAAGGTGCTCCTGCTCAGCGGCTACTACGACCTCGGCACACCGTTCTTCCCGGCCGAGCTGACGTTCGACCACCTGCACCTGCATCCGGACGTGGCACGCAACGTCACCAAGAAGCGCTACGAGTCCGGGCACATGATCTACCTGCACGAGCCGTCCCTGGCCCAGACGCGTGCCGATCTGGTGGAGTTCCTCACCTCCGTCCGGACGGGCATCGGTGCATGA
- a CDS encoding dipeptide ABC transporter ATP-binding protein gives MSPHTEPTLTADRPVLEVEGMRIERTDIGAPIVSSLDLHLAAGESIGIVGESGSGKSMSAKALIGLLPEGVVANGTARFDGQNLLELSERQWRSIRGRQIGMIMQDPFTMLNPVMRCGRILEESLLPERRLSRAERRAEAIRRLAEVGITDESVVERYPFQLSGGMRQRVAIAAALARDPKVLIADEPSTALDVVTQREVLALIKGIQAARGMALILITHDLRVAFATCDRIQVLYAGSLVETGRADDVHERPLHPYTQGLLLSEPPADRRVRQLVAIPGSVPSAADVQDRCSFSSRCRWAEDVCRDGVPPLAEVGEDRHSRCIRLPEIRAEMAALLSKGEERAVVPAEGRSDGALIDVMNIEKVFESGGRTVTAVDDVSISVREGESVGIVGESGSGKTTIARMLVGLESPSGGEIVIDGIPVRSWSALTPRDRRKLRQTVQTVFQDPYSSLNPMRTIGWALKEAITTHDRGGGKVEGRIAELLESVGLSPSYAQRRPSSLSGGERQRVAIARALAVQPRVLICDEPVSALDMSVQAQILNLLQEVRTERGISCLFITHDLSIVRQASEYLYVMHHGKVVESGPTESVLDNPSAEYTAQLLNSVPRPEGQWLVIGDADEMAATRP, from the coding sequence TTGAGTCCCCACACCGAGCCCACGCTCACCGCCGACCGTCCCGTCCTCGAGGTCGAAGGGATGCGGATCGAGCGCACCGATATCGGCGCCCCGATCGTCTCCTCGCTGGACCTGCACCTGGCCGCGGGGGAGAGCATCGGGATCGTCGGCGAGTCCGGAAGCGGGAAATCGATGAGCGCGAAGGCCCTCATCGGCCTCCTGCCCGAGGGAGTCGTCGCGAACGGGACCGCCCGATTCGACGGCCAGAACCTCCTCGAGCTGTCCGAACGGCAGTGGCGCAGCATCCGCGGCCGCCAGATCGGCATGATCATGCAGGACCCGTTCACGATGTTGAACCCGGTCATGCGCTGCGGGCGGATCCTGGAGGAGTCGTTGCTCCCCGAACGGCGACTGAGCCGCGCCGAGCGGCGAGCCGAGGCGATACGGCGGCTCGCCGAGGTGGGCATCACCGACGAGTCGGTCGTCGAGCGGTACCCGTTCCAGCTCTCCGGCGGCATGCGCCAGCGCGTCGCGATCGCCGCGGCGCTGGCTCGGGACCCGAAGGTCCTGATCGCGGACGAACCGTCGACCGCGCTGGACGTGGTCACGCAGCGCGAGGTCCTGGCCCTGATCAAGGGGATCCAGGCGGCGCGAGGCATGGCGCTGATCCTCATCACCCACGACCTACGGGTCGCGTTCGCCACCTGCGACCGGATCCAGGTCCTCTACGCGGGATCGCTCGTTGAGACAGGCCGGGCGGACGACGTGCACGAGCGGCCTCTACATCCGTACACGCAGGGACTGTTGCTGTCCGAACCCCCGGCCGACCGCCGGGTGCGCCAGCTCGTCGCCATCCCGGGCTCGGTCCCGTCGGCGGCCGACGTGCAGGACCGCTGCTCCTTTTCGTCCCGGTGCCGCTGGGCCGAGGACGTGTGCCGGGACGGGGTGCCGCCGCTGGCCGAGGTGGGCGAGGACCGCCACTCACGCTGTATCCGGCTGCCGGAGATCAGGGCCGAGATGGCCGCGCTCCTCAGCAAGGGTGAGGAGCGTGCGGTGGTACCGGCCGAGGGCCGCTCCGACGGTGCGCTGATCGATGTCATGAACATCGAGAAGGTCTTCGAGAGCGGGGGTCGCACCGTCACCGCCGTCGACGACGTGTCGATCTCGGTCCGCGAGGGCGAGAGCGTCGGGATCGTCGGTGAATCCGGGTCGGGGAAGACCACCATCGCCCGGATGCTGGTCGGGCTCGAATCGCCGTCCGGCGGCGAGATCGTGATCGACGGCATCCCGGTCCGCAGCTGGAGCGCGTTGACCCCGCGCGACCGCCGCAAGCTCCGGCAGACCGTGCAGACCGTGTTCCAGGATCCCTATTCGAGCCTCAACCCGATGCGGACCATCGGCTGGGCGCTCAAGGAGGCGATCACCACCCATGACCGCGGCGGCGGGAAGGTGGAAGGCCGGATCGCCGAGCTTCTCGAGTCCGTCGGCCTGTCGCCGAGCTACGCCCAGCGGCGTCCGTCGTCGCTGTCCGGCGGCGAGCGGCAACGCGTCGCGATCGCGCGGGCGCTGGCGGTGCAGCCCCGGGTGCTGATCTGCGACGAGCCGGTGTCGGCGCTGGACATGTCGGTCCAGGCGCAGATCCTGAACCTGCTGCAAGAGGTCCGCACCGAACGCGGGATCAGCTGCCTGTTCATCACCCACGACCTGTCCATCGTGCGGCAAGCCTCGGAGTACCTCTACGTCATGCACCACGGCAAGGTCGTCGAGTCCGGGCCGACCGAGTCGGTGCTCGACAACCCGAGCGCTGAGTACACCGCCCAGCTGCTCAACTCCGTCCCGCGCCCGGAGGGCCAGTGGCTTGTCATCGGCGACGCCGACGAGATGGCCGCGACGCGACCCTAG
- a CDS encoding S9 family peptidase, which yields MTAGPLSAADVFAPARAFNWLRTDGDALLWTEARPAEGRTVVVRWAPGAAPVDLTPPGRSSSNIVGYGGIPYGVAPDGEVLLCDSEDQRIHSVRRGVAVTPEALGKTVRWSDFVLSGEHVYAVREQHYEDGRIANELVRLRLDGADDPVVLDGGHDFVGSPRVSSDGTRIAWITWDHPQMPWDGTQLWTAELTSAGIVTATRVAGSADESVLEPTWTPDGDLLFLSDRTGWWNLYGASAGEALVAMEADMGGPVWFLGLRSLDVFADGRLVVKWTIDGVEHLGVRHPDGRLDEIATPYTQFVSPTVVGDRIAVIAAGYRDAPAVVLLDPATGGAGEVVRDNGTVAPETVAVPEAITYPTTDGAVAHAFWYPPTVPVDGPPPLIVNCHGGPTGHVVPVLDLRQQYWTSRGYGYLELNFRGSSGYGRAYRDALKGHWGVVDVDDAVAGAEYLVARGLADRSRLVIRGLSGGGWLTLCAMAFRDVFAAGGSMNGVADAYKMATDTHKFESRYLDSLIGPLPQAKDLYAERSPVTAAEHITAPLILLQGEADNVVPADQAEAIAVVLRERGVEHEHHVYAGEGHLFAKAENLVHALEAERDFYARVLAAVDSSAPEGGAR from the coding sequence ATGACGGCCGGGCCACTGTCCGCGGCGGATGTGTTCGCTCCGGCCCGGGCGTTCAACTGGCTCCGCACCGACGGCGACGCCCTGCTGTGGACCGAGGCCCGGCCGGCGGAGGGGCGCACCGTCGTGGTCCGCTGGGCGCCGGGCGCGGCCCCGGTCGACCTCACCCCACCGGGGCGGTCGAGCAGCAACATCGTCGGCTACGGCGGCATCCCGTACGGCGTCGCGCCCGACGGCGAGGTGCTGCTGTGCGACAGCGAGGACCAGCGCATCCACAGCGTGCGGCGCGGCGTCGCGGTGACACCGGAGGCGCTGGGCAAGACCGTGCGGTGGAGCGACTTCGTGCTGAGCGGCGAGCACGTCTACGCCGTCCGGGAGCAGCACTACGAGGACGGCCGCATCGCCAACGAGCTGGTGCGGCTCCGCCTGGACGGCGCGGACGACCCGGTCGTCCTCGACGGCGGCCACGACTTCGTGGGCTCGCCGCGGGTGTCGTCCGACGGGACCAGGATCGCCTGGATCACCTGGGACCACCCGCAGATGCCGTGGGACGGCACGCAGCTGTGGACCGCCGAGCTCACGTCCGCGGGCATCGTCACGGCGACCCGCGTCGCGGGCTCTGCGGACGAGTCCGTCCTGGAGCCCACCTGGACGCCGGACGGCGACCTGCTCTTCCTCAGCGACCGCACCGGCTGGTGGAACCTCTACGGGGCCAGCGCCGGCGAAGCGCTGGTCGCTATGGAGGCCGACATGGGCGGCCCGGTGTGGTTCCTGGGCCTGCGCAGCCTCGACGTCTTCGCCGACGGGCGGCTGGTGGTGAAGTGGACCATCGACGGTGTCGAGCACCTCGGCGTCCGGCACCCCGACGGCCGGCTGGACGAGATCGCGACGCCGTACACGCAGTTCGTCTCGCCGACCGTCGTCGGCGACCGGATCGCCGTCATCGCCGCCGGGTACCGGGACGCTCCCGCGGTGGTCCTGCTCGACCCGGCCACTGGCGGCGCGGGCGAGGTGGTGCGCGACAACGGCACCGTTGCGCCCGAGACCGTCGCGGTGCCGGAGGCGATCACCTATCCGACGACCGACGGTGCGGTGGCGCACGCCTTCTGGTACCCGCCGACGGTGCCGGTCGACGGCCCGCCGCCGCTGATCGTCAACTGCCACGGCGGCCCCACCGGCCACGTCGTGCCCGTGCTCGACCTGCGGCAGCAGTACTGGACCAGCCGCGGGTACGGCTACCTGGAGCTCAACTTCCGCGGCAGCAGCGGCTACGGACGCGCCTACCGCGACGCCCTCAAGGGCCATTGGGGCGTCGTCGACGTCGACGACGCCGTGGCGGGAGCCGAGTACCTCGTGGCCAGGGGGCTGGCAGACAGATCCCGGCTGGTGATCCGCGGCCTCAGCGGCGGTGGCTGGCTGACGCTGTGCGCCATGGCCTTCCGCGACGTGTTCGCGGCCGGCGGCAGCATGAACGGCGTCGCCGACGCGTACAAGATGGCGACGGACACGCACAAGTTCGAGTCCCGCTACCTCGACTCTCTGATCGGCCCATTGCCGCAGGCGAAGGACCTCTACGCCGAGCGCTCGCCGGTCACGGCGGCCGAACACATCACCGCGCCGCTGATCCTCCTGCAGGGAGAGGCCGACAACGTCGTCCCCGCCGACCAGGCCGAGGCGATCGCCGTCGTGCTGCGCGAGCGTGGCGTCGAGCACGAGCACCACGTCTACGCGGGCGAGGGCCACCTGTTCGCGAAGGCCGAGAACCTCGTCCACGCCCTCGAGGCCGAGCGTGACTTCTACGCCCGCGTCCTGGCCGCGGTGGACTCGTCAGCGCCAGAAGGAGGAGCGAGATGA
- a CDS encoding ABC transporter permease, whose protein sequence is MTEAAVTAPQQLTRRRMKSRPPFLIGLCLGFMTLVLLVALFGAALAPHDPAQQNVLGSLAPPSAEHWLGTDGLGRDVFSRLLAGARSAIMGPLFIAIVAMVCGNLLGLLAGYRAGLVDSLLMRWVDLMVAIPSLLIIIVVAGALGGGYWLAVALLTILTIPTDARVMRAATLEQVPRPYVEAAKTLGVSNGRIMVRHIWPNIAATAVANSVIIFAGSLVAIAGLSFLGLGAEPGTPDWGQMLSENQPLLFTNPVASIAPGIAIALTATAVNLIGDWVYEKMSRRGAAR, encoded by the coding sequence ATGACAGAAGCAGCTGTCACGGCGCCGCAGCAGCTGACCAGGCGCCGGATGAAGAGCCGTCCGCCGTTCCTGATCGGCCTGTGCCTCGGGTTCATGACTCTGGTCCTGCTCGTGGCACTCTTCGGCGCGGCTCTGGCGCCCCACGACCCGGCCCAGCAGAACGTGCTCGGCAGCCTGGCGCCGCCGAGTGCCGAACACTGGCTCGGCACCGACGGCCTGGGGCGCGACGTGTTCTCCCGGTTGCTGGCCGGAGCGCGGTCCGCGATCATGGGGCCGCTGTTCATCGCCATCGTCGCCATGGTGTGCGGCAACCTGCTCGGACTCCTGGCCGGCTACCGCGCCGGACTCGTCGACTCGCTGTTGATGCGCTGGGTCGACCTGATGGTGGCCATCCCTTCGCTGCTGATCATCATCGTGGTGGCCGGTGCGCTGGGCGGAGGCTACTGGCTCGCCGTCGCGTTGCTGACCATTCTCACAATCCCCACCGACGCCCGCGTCATGCGCGCCGCCACGCTCGAGCAGGTGCCGCGTCCGTACGTCGAGGCGGCGAAGACACTGGGTGTCTCGAACGGCCGGATCATGGTGCGGCACATCTGGCCGAACATCGCCGCGACCGCCGTCGCGAACTCGGTCATCATCTTCGCCGGGTCGCTCGTCGCCATTGCCGGCCTGTCCTTCCTCGGCCTCGGTGCCGAGCCGGGTACCCCCGACTGGGGCCAGATGCTGTCGGAGAACCAGCCCTTGCTGTTCACCAACCCGGTCGCGAGTATCGCGCCGGGCATCGCCATCGCGCTCACCGCCACGGCGGTGAACCTGATCGGCGACTGGGTGTACGAGAAGATGTCGAGGCGAGGAGCAGCCCGTTGA
- a CDS encoding dipeptidase, whose product MINIYVGPTIAHVMEGHRADRHAQILRENYLESWRAGGLTGAIMQISDWSTIGMLLSEARRSEGEITFCTSRADFENRPEGSFGLFISFEGYGALVGDFEALETMSELGVTTFTFSHNMQNLLCTGCNERFGEGGFSHLGKQVLKELESLPLMVDLVHMSRASFWDALDIYDGDVFVSHANADAVSPHRRNLTDEQIKAVAARNGVIGITTYRGYVTEDPYQATLADVLDHAMHIYDLVGAEHLAIGADYSGSPMEMIAAGLKSADPDNAYGLNEVGPDVYAVGPTGMEDASRLNNLVEGLRERGLDQAELDLVTSGSYLAMLERARPETAR is encoded by the coding sequence ATGATCAACATCTACGTCGGCCCCACCATCGCGCACGTGATGGAGGGGCACCGGGCCGACCGGCACGCTCAGATCCTGCGCGAGAACTATCTGGAGTCGTGGCGGGCCGGCGGCCTGACCGGGGCCATCATGCAGATCTCCGACTGGAGCACGATCGGCATGCTCCTGTCGGAGGCGCGCCGGTCCGAGGGCGAGATCACGTTCTGCACGTCCCGGGCCGACTTCGAGAACCGTCCCGAGGGGTCGTTCGGCCTCTTCATCTCGTTCGAGGGCTACGGCGCGCTGGTCGGTGACTTCGAGGCCCTCGAGACCATGTCCGAGCTAGGCGTCACCACGTTCACGTTCTCGCACAACATGCAGAACCTGCTGTGCACCGGCTGCAACGAGCGCTTCGGCGAGGGGGGGTTCAGCCATCTCGGCAAGCAGGTGCTCAAAGAGCTGGAGTCGCTGCCGCTCATGGTGGACCTCGTGCACATGTCGCGGGCGTCGTTCTGGGACGCGCTGGACATCTACGACGGCGATGTCTTCGTCTCCCACGCCAACGCCGACGCGGTTTCTCCGCACCGGCGCAACCTGACCGACGAGCAGATCAAGGCCGTCGCCGCGCGCAACGGCGTCATCGGCATCACCACCTACCGCGGCTACGTCACAGAGGACCCCTACCAGGCGACCCTCGCTGACGTGCTCGATCACGCGATGCACATCTACGACCTGGTCGGGGCCGAGCACCTGGCGATCGGGGCGGACTACTCCGGGTCGCCCATGGAGATGATCGCGGCCGGACTCAAGTCGGCCGACCCGGACAACGCCTACGGGCTGAACGAGGTCGGCCCGGACGTCTATGCCGTGGGGCCAACTGGGATGGAGGACGCCAGCCGCCTGAACAACCTCGTCGAGGGGCTGCGCGAACGCGGTCTCGACCAGGCCGAGCTCGACCTCGTCACCAGCGGGTCCTACCTCGCGATGCTGGAGCGCGCCCGGCCCGAGACGGCGAGGTGA
- a CDS encoding ABC transporter permease, with protein sequence MTGRAILLMIGKRLVALVVLVAILSFLVFSLVHIAPGTAVDAYLGGKPATPELVQLLTERYHLDEPFLTQYWLWLKDALRFDFGESTLTTLPVTDEIGIRLGPSAFLAVYAYVLTMILGVVPGIIAALRQRKLLDRGLVAGAVVALSTPPFVMGILLLYLFAVLVPIFPAAGRGEGFFDQLWHLTLPALALALCVAAFLLRHTRASMINVLDQDYIMFARARGLSWGHVLFRYAFRNALIPVVTVSGALLAFFFAGAVFVEATFSLGGIGELLVQSAQTSDMPMIQALAILIAVLIVLANLLADLAYVAIDPRIRFEGRSA encoded by the coding sequence ATGACCGGCCGCGCCATCCTGCTGATGATCGGCAAACGTCTGGTCGCGTTGGTGGTCCTGGTCGCGATCCTGTCGTTCCTCGTCTTCTCCCTGGTTCACATCGCCCCGGGCACCGCGGTCGACGCCTATCTGGGCGGTAAGCCGGCCACGCCGGAGCTGGTGCAACTGCTGACGGAGCGATACCACCTCGACGAACCGTTCCTCACCCAGTACTGGCTGTGGCTGAAGGACGCGCTGAGGTTCGATTTCGGCGAATCCACGCTGACAACGCTGCCGGTCACCGACGAAATCGGGATCCGGCTGGGCCCATCGGCATTCCTCGCCGTCTACGCCTACGTCCTGACGATGATCCTCGGCGTCGTCCCCGGCATCATCGCCGCGCTGCGCCAGCGGAAGCTGCTCGACCGTGGCCTGGTGGCGGGAGCGGTCGTGGCGCTGAGCACTCCGCCGTTCGTGATGGGGATCCTGCTTCTCTACCTGTTCGCCGTCCTGGTGCCGATCTTCCCGGCCGCCGGCCGCGGCGAGGGGTTCTTCGACCAGCTGTGGCACCTGACCCTGCCGGCGCTGGCCCTCGCCCTGTGCGTCGCGGCGTTCCTCCTGCGGCACACTCGCGCCTCGATGATCAACGTGTTGGATCAGGACTACATCATGTTCGCCCGGGCTCGGGGTCTGAGCTGGGGACACGTGCTGTTCCGGTACGCGTTCCGGAACGCGCTGATCCCCGTGGTGACGGTATCCGGAGCCCTGCTCGCGTTCTTCTTCGCCGGGGCCGTGTTCGTGGAGGCGACCTTCTCCCTGGGCGGCATCGGCGAGCTTCTGGTGCAGTCCGCCCAGACAAGTGACATGCCGATGATCCAGGCCCTGGCGATCCTCATCGCGGTGCTGATCGTGCTGGCCAACCTGCTCGCGGACCTCGCCTACGTGGCGATCGACCCGCGGATCCGCTTCGAAGGGAGGTCGGCATGA
- a CDS encoding (2Fe-2S)-binding protein yields MGETEDAIRWVRDRTPHYLVRVGAEAGGRPTADLLDPDVTVALIAEVGGRIGAAEARVAVSTLFLGFASRLWCLAIGTAELTGRGLDLDPDALGWSSFRGSLTLHCRTPRLGATPAEEVIDRQLTPLVRAWSRWIAPGALWGNAASALRGAGTVLGPAAMSLAEEALAHPLLAGRLEPGTSRRRSCCLFYRARPGAYCGDCPLPRHQGFDGRDRSSIRR; encoded by the coding sequence ATGGGCGAAACGGAGGACGCGATACGGTGGGTCCGCGACCGCACGCCGCACTACCTCGTGCGCGTCGGCGCCGAGGCCGGCGGCCGTCCCACCGCGGACCTGCTTGATCCGGACGTCACCGTCGCGCTGATCGCCGAGGTGGGCGGGCGCATCGGCGCCGCCGAGGCCCGCGTCGCGGTCTCGACCCTCTTCCTCGGCTTCGCCTCCCGCCTGTGGTGTTTGGCCATCGGCACCGCCGAGCTCACCGGCCGCGGTCTCGACCTCGACCCCGACGCCCTGGGTTGGTCCAGCTTCAGGGGCTCGCTGACGCTGCACTGCCGCACGCCGCGCCTCGGAGCGACGCCCGCCGAGGAGGTGATCGACCGGCAGTTGACACCGCTGGTACGCGCCTGGAGCCGCTGGATCGCTCCCGGCGCCCTGTGGGGCAACGCCGCGTCGGCCCTGCGTGGCGCGGGAACCGTCCTTGGCCCCGCGGCGATGTCGCTGGCCGAGGAGGCGCTCGCCCACCCACTGCTGGCCGGCCGGCTGGAGCCGGGCACGTCGCGGCGGCGAAGCTGCTGCCTGTTCTACCGTGCCCGACCCGGCGCCTACTGCGGCGACTGCCCGCTGCCTCGGCATCAGGGCTTCGACGGGCGGGACCGCTCGAGCATCCGCAGGTAG